From Amycolatopsis sp. WQ 127309:
CCGTCGTTCCGCGCCTTGATCCGCGAGCTGAGCGAAACCCAGGCCCGGCAGATCGCGGACGGCGAGTTCCACCCGCCCGCGGACGCCTGGCAGCAGAACTGGCCGGGCTGGGTCTCCCGCGCCGAAGCGGCCGCGACGGCCGGAGAATCGCCGACGTCGGAGGCGGGGCAAACGCTTGCGGCCGACATCGCGACGGCCACCGCCCGCCCCGGCCAGGACGCGACGTCACCGGAGTTCCGCGCGGAGATGGCGGACCGCTTCGCCGCGAGCGGCGACCCCCGGGCCGAGCGCTACTGGCAGCTGCTGGCCACCGTCAACGGCTGGCCCCCGGTCCCGACGGCCCAGCCCGCGGTGCGGTTCATGATCGCGGCTCTGCGCGGCTGACCGCACGAGGACCGCAGTTCGGCGACGAACCGGGGGTGGGCGGTAACGGACACCCCCGGTTCACCGATCTTTATGCCTTCAAGTCGAGATCGGTCCGCCGGACCGAGCCGACGTCCGACGCCGGACGCGCGGCCAGCAGCGTGGCGAGCGGGCCGTGGCCGGGCAGGATCGCGTCCGGCTCGATCTCCAGCCACGGGACCAGCACGCTCGCGCGCTCCGGCGTGCCCGGGTGCGGCAGCAGCAGCTCCGGGTCGGCGGAGGTGACGCCGTCCACCGTGACGACGTCGACGTCCAGCGTCCGCGGCCCCCACCGCAGCTCGCGCACGCGCCCGGCCGCCTGCTCGGCGGCCTGGCCGGTGCGCAGCCACGCCCAGTGGTCGCGGCCCGGGTCGTCGACGACGCAGACGGCGTTGAGGAAGTCCGGCTGGTCCTCGACGCCCCACGCCTTCGTCTCGTACACGCTCGACACCGCGACCAGCGCGGGCCGGACGGCGTCCAGCGCGAGCTTCAGGAAGCCGAGCCGGTCGCCGAGGTTGGAGCCCAGGGAAAGGACGGCGCGGCTCACCGGTCGCGCCGGACCGTGACGGCCACGTCGTCGAAGGTCAGCGGGATCGGCGCCGACGGCTTGTGCACCGTCACCTCGACCGCGCCGAGCCGCTCGTCCCGCATGACCGCGTCGGCGATCGTGCCGGCGACCTTCTCGATGAGGTCGTACGGCTCACCGGCGACGATCCCGGCGGCCAGCTCGGCCAGCTCGCCGTAGTGCAGCGTCTTGGTCAGGTCGTCCGACGCGGCGGCGGGCCCGAGGTCGAGCCACACCGTGATATCGATGACGAACTCCTGGCCGTCCCGCTTCTCGTGCTCGAACACGCCGTGGTGGCCGAACACGCGCAACCCGGTCAACGTGATCCGGTCAGACATCCGGAGAACCCTTCCACCACGCCGCGGCCACCGCGACCGCGTCCAGCGACGCCCCGACCTCGTGCACCCGCACACCCCAGGCCCCGGCGGCCGCGGCCAGGGCCGAGATGGCCGCGGTCGCGTCCTCCCGGCCGTCCGGCGACCGCGGCGTACCGTCCTTTTCGGACAGCAGCCGGCCGAGGAACCGTTTGCGCGAAGCGCCGACGAGCACCGGGAAACCCAGGGAGAGCACCGAGTCCAGCCCCCGCAGCAACGCCCAGTCGTGCTCGGCGTTCTTCGCGAAACCGAGCCCGGGATCGAGCACGATCGCACTCTCGGACACGCCGGCCGCGAGCGCGTCGTCCACCCGGGACAGCAGCTCGGACCGGACTTCGGCGACGACGTCTTCGTACTGCGCGAGGGCCTGCATGTCCTCGCT
This genomic window contains:
- the folK gene encoding 2-amino-4-hydroxy-6-hydroxymethyldihydropteridine diphosphokinase codes for the protein MSRAVLSLGSNLGDRLGFLKLALDAVRPALVAVSSVYETKAWGVEDQPDFLNAVCVVDDPGRDHWAWLRTGQAAEQAAGRVRELRWGPRTLDVDVVTVDGVTSADPELLLPHPGTPERASVLVPWLEIEPDAILPGHGPLATLLAARPASDVGSVRRTDLDLKA
- the folB gene encoding dihydroneopterin aldolase translates to MSDRITLTGLRVFGHHGVFEHEKRDGQEFVIDITVWLDLGPAAASDDLTKTLHYGELAELAAGIVAGEPYDLIEKVAGTIADAVMRDERLGAVEVTVHKPSAPIPLTFDDVAVTVRRDR
- the folP gene encoding dihydropteroate synthase, producing the protein MGVLNVTPDSFSDGGRYLDVDQALEHARAMWTRGADLIDVGGESTRPGALRVDAETELARVLPVIRTLAGEGVAVSVDTTRAAVAAAALEAGAHVVNDVSGGLADPDMARVAAESGAPWVLMHWRGHSEDMQALAQYEDVVAEVRSELLSRVDDALAAGVSESAIVLDPGLGFAKNAEHDWALLRGLDSVLSLGFPVLVGASRKRFLGRLLSEKDGTPRSPDGREDATAAISALAAAAGAWGVRVHEVGASLDAVAVAAAWWKGSPDV